The Apibacter raozihei DNA segment AGGTAGGGCTCATCCTTTCAGAATCTTTCCAAACAATAAAAGCTATTAATATAGCATAAACGGGTTCCAGATTAACTGATAACATTAATGTAAAGGGCGTAATATGTTTCATTAACCTCATGGTCATAACCAGTGGAAAGCTGGTTAATAATCCTCCCAGAATTAAAAGCCATAAAGTATCCATAGGCTGAATAGAAATAACTGAATCCCAACTATTACTCAGGCACATAAACAGGGTTAAAATCAGAAAACCTCCTATCATTTCGTAAAATGTTATTATGGTTGAACTTCCCTTATGGTACATTACTCCATTAATGGTAGAAAACAAGGCGGATAAAAAAGCACAGGCAATTCCCATAATGATGCCTTTCCAATAGGACATTTCGGTATTAAAAATTAATACTATGCATATTACGATTACAATAGAAAGAAGAATTTCAGATATTCTGATTTTTCTCTTAAAAAATAAAGGTTCTAAAAGGGCCACAAATAAAGTTCCGGTTGACAGTGTTGATGTAGCTATTGATATGTTGGATATTTTAATTGAACCATAAAATAAAACCCAATGAGTTCCTATAATAATTCCACAACCTATTAGTTGAAGAAATAGCTTTCTATTAATTGAAAAGCTTTCTTTTGTTAAAAACCGTAAATAAGCAAACAAAAGTATTGATGCTATTAATAATCTGCACCAAACCAAAGGAATGGCACCTATAGTAATTAATTTCCCCATTACACCTGTAAATCCCCACATGAAAACGATAAGGTGTAATTGAGCTAAAGCAGGTATTTTCATTAACAAATATTTAGCTAAAAATCGATTACAAAGATAACGAGCTTTTATTTACATTTGTTAAAAAATTATATTAGTGGAATTTATTGAAGTTTTTTTACAACCCAGCGCTTGGATTGCGCTTATTACTTTAGCTTTTCTTGAGATTGTTCTTGGAATTGATAATATTGTTTTTCTCTCTATTGTTACTTCCAAATTACCTAAAGAACAACAACCCAAAGCCCGAAGAGTTGGACTTTTACTAGCCATGGTTTTTCGTATAGCCTTGCTATTTGGAATATCTCTTGTTTTAAAATTGACAAAACCTATATTTACTTTTGATATCTCCTGGATCGATGGTAGTATCTCGGGACAAAGTATCATAGTTTTTGTTGGAGGATTATTTTTATTGTACAAAAGTGTTACTGAAATTCATCATAAGCTCGAAGGTGAGGATGAAGCTAATTCTGGTTCAAAAGCTAAAAGTAATTTTACCTCTGCTATTGTTCAGATAGTAGCCCTGGATATTGTTTTTTCTTTTGATAGTGTACTTACAGCTATTGGATTAGTCAGCTTCAAGGAATTCGGGTATGCCGGAGCTATGTCTATAATGGTTACAGCTGTTGTTTTCGCTGTAATGGTTATGTTGATATTTGCAGAACCAGTCAGCAAATTTGTAAATAATCATCCCACCATACAGATATTGGGGCTTTCTTTCCTTATACTCATTGGTGTAATGCTGATTACTGAAGCTTCTCATCTTTCTCATCTGAGAATATTTGACAGCGAGGTAGGCGCTATTCCCAAAGGTTATTTGTATTTTGCTATAGCTTTCTCTCTTTTTGTTGAATTTATAAATTTAAAAATGGGGAAGAAAAAAAGTAAACCGGTACATTTACACGATTCAGAAATTGTGAATAATAAAAAATAATAAAAAAAGGAGGTTATAACCTCCTTTTTTATTTTACCTATTCGTAATCATATTTCATAATCTATAGCAACCCTCTGCTCTACTACTGACTTTATAAACTCTACAACCTTAACATGCTCCGGGTGCTTTGCATAGATATCCAGATCTTCAAAACTTTTAAATTGGGAATTCAAAATTACATCAAAATTATTTTGAGACGCAATATCCATATTAAAACTTACCTGAATAAATTCCAATTCACTAATCACATCTTTCAAGGCTTCCAGATCTTTCTTAATTCTTTGTGCATTTTCTTTTTTATCAGCTTCCTTAAGCTTCCACATAACAATATGTTGTATCATCTTAATTGATTTTAATTTTTAATACTCTTTTTTTTATCTTTTAGTTATCTGATCTAATTCTTTTAATATAGTAGGATTACGGAATTTTCCTTTCATATTTTTTATCAGTTCTATAGCCTTTTCTCTTTCCATTCCTACAGAAGAAATATATAAAGGATTTTTACTCTCTCCCCTTACTAATGCAAAAGTAGTTTCTTTATTGGCAAAAAAATCTTTTTTTGCTACGCCTATCACCGGAATTTCTCCGTTTAAATGCTTCCAAAGGTATCCTCCTAACCCATATTCTTTATTATTATCTACATAAATATGACCATCCACAATTATAGCTTCCAGTTGTTTTGTATCCACTTTGTTCAAAATGGCAATTATACAGGGTAACTCTCTTTTATAAAATTGCCCGGGAATATACTCTTCAACATCCTTAACATTTTCAATAATAATTTCCCTAGGATGCTCATCTTCCCAATTAAATAATACTCCTACCGATTTGGCTGTTGCATCTTCAAAATAATATACATCTATAGCTAAAACCATATTTATTATCTCAAGATAAGCTGCCAGAATTCAACATCAATCAAACGGTTAAATTTTTTACCTGATTCTCTGAAATTCCCTACCAGTTCAAATCCGAATCGTTTGTGAATTTTCCTGCTGGGTTCATTAGGTAAAGAAATGACACCAATGAGAGAATGAACATTTATTTTTTTAGACTCCTCAATCAGTTCTTCCAACAACAAATTCCCCCTACCCTTTCCTGTAATATGATGATCTAAATACAGGCTGGTCTCTAATGTTATGTCATAAGCGGAACGTTCTCTCCAGTTATTAACATAAGCATAACCTATAACATCATTATTTTCTTCATAGATCAGATAGGGATAATTCTTTTTCAGAATTTTTTCAATTCTGTAAACTATATCCTTTTCACTCACTTTTTCTTCTTCAAAAGTTATGATTGTTTCTTCAATATAGTAATTATATATCTCAGCTATTCTTTTAGCATCCGACATACGAACTTTTCGTATCATATATTTTGTTTATCCAGATTAATAGCATAGTAAAGATACTAAATACTTGTTAATATCTTATACGCCCCAATGATTTCTGTCTAAGCTACGATATTGTATAGCTTCTGCAATGTGATATGAGCCTATTTCCTCAGATTCATCTAAATCGGCTATAGTTCTTCCTACACGTAATATGCGATCGTAGGCCCTAGCCGATAGCCCTAACTTGTCAATAGCTTTTTTTAATAATTTTTTTGAATCTTCGTTCAAACCGCAAAAAACATCTAATTGTTTAGGCCCTATCTGGGAATTGTAATGAATTTCTTCTATTGATTTATAGCGAATCGTTTGCAATTCCCTTGCTTTAATCACTCTATTTCTTATGGCTTCACTACTTTCTCCCTTTCTCTTTTCAGATAAATCATCAAAAGCTACCGGAGAAACTTCAATATGAATATCAAAACGATCCAGTAATGGCCCTGAAATTTTATTCATATACCTCTGCATTTCCTGAATTGAACTGGTATTTTTAGGATCATCAGGAAAATATCCTGATGGAGAAGGATTCATAGAGGCTATCAGCATAAAACTGGAAGGATATGTAACTGTAAATCTTGTGCGTGAAATAGTAACCATTCTATCTTCGAGTGGCTGTCTTAATACTTCTAATACCTGTCGGTTAAACTCAGGCAGTTCATCTAAAAACAAAACCCCATTATGTGATAAAGAAATTTCTCCCGGCTGAGGATAGGTTCCTCCTCCTACTAATGCTGCTCCAGATATGGTATGATGAGGATTTCTGTAGGGCCTGACAGTCATCAATGATGACTCATTACCCAATTTTCCGGCTACAGAATGTATCTTGGTTGTTTCAAGAGCCTCTGAAAGAGTTAAAGGTGGTAAAATAGATGGAAGCCTTTTTGC contains these protein-coding regions:
- a CDS encoding endonuclease V; this encodes MVLAIDVYYFEDATAKSVGVLFNWEDEHPREIIIENVKDVEEYIPGQFYKRELPCIIAILNKVDTKQLEAIIVDGHIYVDNNKEYGLGGYLWKHLNGEIPVIGVAKKDFFANKETTFALVRGESKNPLYISSVGMEREKAIELIKNMKGKFRNPTILKELDQITKR
- a CDS encoding DMT family transporter, which encodes MKIPALAQLHLIVFMWGFTGVMGKLITIGAIPLVWCRLLIASILLFAYLRFLTKESFSINRKLFLQLIGCGIIIGTHWVLFYGSIKISNISIATSTLSTGTLFVALLEPLFFKRKIRISEILLSIVIVICIVLIFNTEMSYWKGIIMGIACAFLSALFSTINGVMYHKGSSTIITFYEMIGGFLILTLFMCLSNSWDSVISIQPMDTLWLLILGGLLTSFPLVMTMRLMKHITPFTLMLSVNLEPVYAILIAFIVWKDSERMSPTFYIATAIMILAICINEYLKTKNKKKTIV
- a CDS encoding TerC family protein codes for the protein MEFIEVFLQPSAWIALITLAFLEIVLGIDNIVFLSIVTSKLPKEQQPKARRVGLLLAMVFRIALLFGISLVLKLTKPIFTFDISWIDGSISGQSIIVFVGGLFLLYKSVTEIHHKLEGEDEANSGSKAKSNFTSAIVQIVALDIVFSFDSVLTAIGLVSFKEFGYAGAMSIMVTAVVFAVMVMLIFAEPVSKFVNNHPTIQILGLSFLILIGVMLITEASHLSHLRIFDSEVGAIPKGYLYFAIAFSLFVEFINLKMGKKKSKPVHLHDSEIVNNKK
- a CDS encoding Dabb family protein → MIQHIVMWKLKEADKKENAQRIKKDLEALKDVISELEFIQVSFNMDIASQNNFDVILNSQFKSFEDLDIYAKHPEHVKVVEFIKSVVEQRVAIDYEI
- a CDS encoding YifB family Mg chelatase-like AAA ATPase; the encoded protein is MLIKTYGSAVYGVNAQLITVEVNIDKGIGYQLVGLPDNAIKESAHRISAALKNCGYKMPGKKITVNMAPADLRKEGSAYDLTIAMGILAASEQIKCEHLQEYLIMGELSLDGSLQPIKGVLPIAIQARQEGYKGFFLPKQNAKEAAIVNELTVYAIENIKEVIDFFDKGKALTPSYVNTREEFFKSYTNHPYDFSEVKGQENVKRALEIAAAGGHNVLLIGPPGSGKTMLAKRLPSILPPLTLSEALETTKIHSVAGKLGNESSLMTVRPYRNPHHTISGAALVGGGTYPQPGEISLSHNGVLFLDELPEFNRQVLEVLRQPLEDRMVTISRTRFTVTYPSSFMLIASMNPSPSGYFPDDPKNTSSIQEMQRYMNKISGPLLDRFDIHIEVSPVAFDDLSEKRKGESSEAIRNRVIKARELQTIRYKSIEEIHYNSQIGPKQLDVFCGLNEDSKKLLKKAIDKLGLSARAYDRILRVGRTIADLDESEEIGSYHIAEAIQYRSLDRNHWGV
- a CDS encoding GNAT family N-acetyltransferase — its product is MIRKVRMSDAKRIAEIYNYYIEETIITFEEEKVSEKDIVYRIEKILKKNYPYLIYEENNDVIGYAYVNNWRERSAYDITLETSLYLDHHITGKGRGNLLLEELIEESKKINVHSLIGVISLPNEPSRKIHKRFGFELVGNFRESGKKFNRLIDVEFWQLILR